A portion of the Pseudarthrobacter defluvii genome contains these proteins:
- the rpsO gene encoding 30S ribosomal protein S15, translated as MALDAAVKQSIIKEYATAEGDTGSPEVQVAVLTQRIKDLTEHMKEHKHDYHTQRGLLAMVGRRKRMLSYLKKTDIARYRSLIERLGLRR; from the coding sequence GTGGCACTTGACGCCGCTGTAAAGCAGTCCATCATCAAGGAATACGCAACCGCCGAAGGCGACACCGGTTCACCCGAGGTCCAGGTTGCCGTCCTGACCCAGCGGATCAAGGATCTGACTGAGCACATGAAGGAGCACAAGCACGACTACCACACCCAGCGCGGTCTGCTGGCAATGGTTGGTCGCCGCAAGCGCATGCTGAGCTACCTCAAGAAGACTGACATCGCCCGCTACCGTTCGCTCATCGAGCGCCTCGGCCTGCGCCGCTAG